Proteins from a single region of Chanodichthys erythropterus isolate Z2021 chromosome 13, ASM2448905v1, whole genome shotgun sequence:
- the hdr gene encoding hematopoietic death receptor isoform X1, whose protein sequence is MRYIIFLILLLLNIIHAAKSHLDSAWSQGSIKNRLSRDVSCKDGLEYGHDNICCLNCPAGTYVKKACLNALEKGVCEPCEFDTYTEHGNGLWKCLSCTKCRIDQETAEKCTSTQNTKCQCKQGSFCLPDQACEVCKKCSRCEDDEEAVKGCTPISNTVCRKRSTGSSISVSFIIGPLIAMLVCIGGIICWTKSKPCNRAVTSRSPREMVKICMGDSEEVREERQNAQNSKIDDSSQLQPFLEQNYMVGTHVPALSEMEKDRGLGDSLPNTANSSQTSLVMSAVPSNLQPLHTNQPPSSAIAWQPHTLERESSRRLVPLNGEESLKKTFDFFEEMDVHYHNRFFRFIGLSDNAIKSTEPLIPEDRVYELLKIWMEKEGLKADFNSLIEALIYLDQRLSAENIVTKAISNGYFKYEDE, encoded by the exons ATGAGATACATTATTTTCTTG ATTTTGTTGTTGCTAAATATCATACATGCGGCTAAAAGTCACTTGGATTCGGCCTGGTCTCAAGGGTCCATCAAGAACCGATTAAGCAGGGATGTTTCCTGCAAAGACGGCCTGGAGTATGGACATGATAACATCTGCTGCCTGAACTGCCCTGCTG GAACCTATGTGAAAAAGGCTTGCCTCAATGCTTTAGAAAAAGGAGTCTGTGAACCGTGCGAGTTTGACACATACACTGAGCATGGCAATGGACTGTGGAAGTGTTTATCGTGCACCAAGTGCCGTATAG ATCAGGAAACCGCAGAGAAATGCACAAGTACCCAGAACACAAAGTGCCAGTGCAAACAGGGGTCATTTTGCTTACCTGACCAGGCATGTGAGGTGTGCAAGAAATGCAGCAG ATGCGAGGATGATGAAGAGGCTGTAAAAGGCTGTACACCCATTTCCAACACAGTTTGTAGAAAGAGGTCTACAGGAAGCTCCATCTCCG TGTCTTTCATTATTGGGCCATTAATTGCAATGCTGGTTTGCATTGGGGGCATCATCTGCTGGACAAAGTCTAAACCATGTAACAGAGCAG TAACATCAAGAAGTCCAAGGGAAATGGTTAAGATTTGTATG GGTGACAGTGAGGAGGTGAGAGAGGAGAGGCAGAATGCCCAGAACTCCAAGATCGATGACTCCTCTCAGCTGCAGCCATTTCTTGAGCAAAACTATATGGTGGGTACACATGTACCTGCTTTATCAGAGATGGAGAAAGACAGGGGACTAGGGGACAGCCTTCCCAACACCGCCAACTCTTCACAAACTAGTCTGGTCATGTCCGCTGTGCCTAGTAACCTTCAGCCCCTCCACACTAACCAGCCTCCAAGCTCTGCAATTGCCTGGCAGCCTCACACTTTG GAACGAGAGTCATCAAGAAGACTTGTTCCTTTGAACG GAGAGGAATCGTTGAAGAAAACGTTTGATTTCTTTGAAGAAATGGATGTCCACTATCATAACCGATTCTTCAGATTTATTGGACTGAGTGATAATGCAATCAAAAGTACAGAGCCTCTTATTCCAGAAGACAGAGTTTATGAACTGTTAAAAATCTGGATGGAAAAGGAGGGATTGAAGGCAGATTTCAACAGTCTTATTGAAGCATTAATCTATTTAGACCAAAGGCTATCAGCAGAAAATATTGTTACAAAGGCTATTAGTAATGGTTACTTTAAATATGAAGATGAGTGA
- the histh1l1 gene encoding histone H1 like1 has translation MTETAPAPAAAPAKAPKKKAAKAKKSGASVSDLIVKAVAASNERKGVSLAALKKALAGGGYDVEKNNSRVKIALKSLVKKGALVQTKGTGASGSFKVSKKPAAKKPVKKVVAKPKKPAVKKAAAKAAKPKKAAVKKPAPKKSPKKVKKPVAPKKAAKSPKKVKKPAVKKVVKSPKKVKAVKPKAAKPKAAKAKKTAAKKK, from the coding sequence ATGACAGAAACGGCTCCTGCTCCCGCGGCTGCTCCGGCCAAAGCCCCAAAGAAGAAGGCGGCAAAGGCGAAAAAGTCTGGAGCAAGCGTGTCAGACCTTATCGTGAAGGCGGTTGCCGCTTCCAACGAGCGCAAAGGAGTTTCCCTGGCAGCTCTAAAGAAGGCTTTGGCAGGTGGTGGATATGACGTTGAGAAAAACAACTCTCGCGTCAAGATTGCTTTGAAATCTCTGGTGAAAAAGGGGGCGCTTGTTCAAACTAAAGGCACCGGGGCATCTGGATCCTTCAAGGTGAGCAAGAAACCAGCCGCCAAGAAACCCGTCAAGAAAGTTGTGGCGAAACCGAAGAAGCCAGCCGTGAAGAAGGCGGCGGCCAAGGCGGCGAAGCCCAAGAAGGCAGCAGTAAAGAAACCTGCCCCGAAGAAATCTCCCAAGAAAGTGAAGAAACCGGTAGCGCCTAAGAAAGCCGCCAAAAGCCCGAAGAAAGTGAAGAAACCGGCTGTGAAGAAAGTTGTAAAGAGTCCTAAGAAGGTCAAAGCAGTGAAGCCTAAAGCTGCAAAGCCCAAGGCTGCCAAGGCGAAGAAGACAGCTGCCAAGAAGAAGTAG
- the zgc:153409 gene encoding histone H4, with the protein MSGRGKGGKGLGKGGAKRHRKVLRDNIQGITKPAIRRLARRGGVKRISGLIYEETRGVLKVFLENVIRDAVTYTEHAKRKTVTAMDVVYALKRQGRTLYGFGG; encoded by the coding sequence ATGTCGGGTCGTGGAAAAGGCGGCAAGGGGCTTGGGAAAGGCGGTGCAAAACGGCATCGCAAAGTCCTGAGAGACAATATTCAAGGAATCACAAAGCCAGCTATTCGCCGCCTCGCGCGCCGTGGTGGTGTGAAGCGTATTTCTGGTCTGATATATGAAGAGACACGAGGTGTACTGAAAGTGTTTCTTGAAAATGTTATTCGCGATGCTGTAACCTACACCGAACATGCTAAGCGCAAGACTGTGACCGCTATGGACGTAGTGTACGCTCTGAAGCGTCAAGGCCGTACTCTGTATGGTTTTGGCGGTTAA
- the cyb561a3a gene encoding lysosomal membrane ascorbate-dependent ferrireductase CYB561A3 translates to MRGIVAFYITYLLCLILGIVCVVLVAHWNYTYQGGFAWDGSAKQFNWHPVFMVTGMVVLYGNAAVVYRIPLTWGHNKLPWKLLHAGLLLLSLILSVIGLCAVFDFHNKNQTPNLYSLHSWVGICTTALFTAQWVMGFTAFLLPCTPMAARALIKPTHVWMGAIILVLSIVSCISGINEKLFFALKMNTSGSYSALPPEAITANSLGVIIVAFALVVLKILSNQIWQRPEPGYDEGIYRPLAYDGS, encoded by the exons ATGAGAGGAATTGTTGCATTTTACATTACCTATCTGCTGTGCCTGATATTGGGGATTGTCTGTGTGGTGTTAGTAGCTCACTGGAATTACACCTACCAAGGTGGATTTGCATGGGATGGCTCAGCCAAGCAATTCAACTGGCACCCGGTCTTCATGGTCACTGGAATGGTGGTTCTTTATGGGAATG CGGCCGTGGTGTACCGTATTCCTCTGACATGGGGTCACAATAAGCTCCCGTGGAAGCTGTTACACGCTGGGCTTCTACTCCTTTCACTCATTCTGTCTGTTATCGGGCTTTGTGCAGTGTTCGACTTCCACAACAAAAACCAAACACCCAACCTCTATTCCCTCCATAGCTGGGTGGGGATTTGTACCACTGCACTTTTCACTGCACAG TGGGTCATGGGTTTTACCGCATTCCTCTTACCTTGCACCCCAATGGCTGCACGTGCTCTTATAAAGCCAACTCATGTTTGGATGGGAGCAATCATCTTGGTACTGAGCATTGTATCTTGCATCTCAGGGATCAACGAAAAGCTCTTTTTTGCACT AAAAATGAACACCAGTGGGTCTTATTCTGCATTACCACCAGAGGCAATAACTGCAAATTCTTTGGGAGTCATCATTGTAGCGTTTGCATTGGTTGTTTTGAAAATCTTGTCCAATCAGATATGGCAGCGTCCCGAGCCAGGCTATGATGAGGGAATTTACAGG CCACTGGCGTATGATGGAAGCTGA
- the hdr gene encoding hematopoietic death receptor isoform X2, which produces MRYIIFLILLLLNIIHAAKSHLDSAWSQGSIKNRLSRDVSCKDGLEYGHDNICCLNCPAGTYVKKACLNALEKGVCEPCEFDTYTEHGNGLWKCLSCTKCRIDQETAEKCTSTQNTKCQCKQGSFCLPDQACEVCKKCSRCEDDEEAVKGCTPISNTVCRKRSTGSSISVSFIIGPLIAMLVCIGGIICWTKSKPCNRAVTSRSPREMVKICMGDSEEVREERQNAQNSKIDDSSQLQPFLEQNYMERESSRRLVPLNGEESLKKTFDFFEEMDVHYHNRFFRFIGLSDNAIKSTEPLIPEDRVYELLKIWMEKEGLKADFNSLIEALIYLDQRLSAENIVTKAISNGYFKYEDE; this is translated from the exons ATGAGATACATTATTTTCTTG ATTTTGTTGTTGCTAAATATCATACATGCGGCTAAAAGTCACTTGGATTCGGCCTGGTCTCAAGGGTCCATCAAGAACCGATTAAGCAGGGATGTTTCCTGCAAAGACGGCCTGGAGTATGGACATGATAACATCTGCTGCCTGAACTGCCCTGCTG GAACCTATGTGAAAAAGGCTTGCCTCAATGCTTTAGAAAAAGGAGTCTGTGAACCGTGCGAGTTTGACACATACACTGAGCATGGCAATGGACTGTGGAAGTGTTTATCGTGCACCAAGTGCCGTATAG ATCAGGAAACCGCAGAGAAATGCACAAGTACCCAGAACACAAAGTGCCAGTGCAAACAGGGGTCATTTTGCTTACCTGACCAGGCATGTGAGGTGTGCAAGAAATGCAGCAG ATGCGAGGATGATGAAGAGGCTGTAAAAGGCTGTACACCCATTTCCAACACAGTTTGTAGAAAGAGGTCTACAGGAAGCTCCATCTCCG TGTCTTTCATTATTGGGCCATTAATTGCAATGCTGGTTTGCATTGGGGGCATCATCTGCTGGACAAAGTCTAAACCATGTAACAGAGCAG TAACATCAAGAAGTCCAAGGGAAATGGTTAAGATTTGTATG GGTGACAGTGAGGAGGTGAGAGAGGAGAGGCAGAATGCCCAGAACTCCAAGATCGATGACTCCTCTCAGCTGCAGCCATTTCTTGAGCAAAACTATATG GAACGAGAGTCATCAAGAAGACTTGTTCCTTTGAACG GAGAGGAATCGTTGAAGAAAACGTTTGATTTCTTTGAAGAAATGGATGTCCACTATCATAACCGATTCTTCAGATTTATTGGACTGAGTGATAATGCAATCAAAAGTACAGAGCCTCTTATTCCAGAAGACAGAGTTTATGAACTGTTAAAAATCTGGATGGAAAAGGAGGGATTGAAGGCAGATTTCAACAGTCTTATTGAAGCATTAATCTATTTAGACCAAAGGCTATCAGCAGAAAATATTGTTACAAAGGCTATTAGTAATGGTTACTTTAAATATGAAGATGAGTGA